The proteins below are encoded in one region of Prosthecobacter dejongeii:
- a CDS encoding CHASE domain-containing protein, translated as MPPSACPDTPVRAPAYLALVLGVTVSWLLTVMLLQTREDDRQDEVRRLAKDRTEVIRGQILRSMEVLHGIVAFFESRKEISRAEFGTFVGSFLTRQPELQALAWDPRVEGAQRQSWEQRARAEGFREFRFTEEESEGKIVTARSTEEYFPVFYLESLQKNAPALGFNVKAEPRRRAALEQARDSGNAQATAPIRLAQEQGSQRGFVVFEPLYQGVPTTVDERRKQLTGFATAVFRIGDLIDLSLAEARDSGVALSLRDAGDSTLLYHQEGARLQGYPTWTTEVDVAGRQWRLLFEPTQGFLSRRSDLMPWITLTGGLVITLLLTSYLWKTASQTAVVNRARKELLAEVSVRKQAEATAEAASRAKSEFLANMSHEIRTPMNAILGYAQILARDAALPRFHRDAVATILNSGDHLLHLIQEILDLSKIDAGRMEVEKTNFDLAALVRELTAMFQHPCEEKQIGFRIEAAELEKATPVHGDEGKLRQVLINLLANAVKFTASGRIILRVLPLEKEAWRFEVEDTGIGIPEEAQQRIFEPFQQEAGARGGAGLGLAIARRQVEILGGRMGLHSQLGRGSCFHVELTLPSVAAHGVSRASVRELVSLAKGCAVRALVVDDIRENREVLASMLTLIGCEVVLAEHGRQAVEVVQVSRPQIVFMDIRMPQFDGLQATRRILEEFNTTEIKIVATSASALAHERELCLKAGCDDFVAKPFRAERIYGCLRHLLGVDFEYKGEQPDAEAGESIDLSQITLPEELAARLTMAAELHSATVLKSCLAELEQLGTAGQRLAQHLRGFLASYDMKTIQRIIAQISIS; from the coding sequence ATGCCCCCCTCTGCCTGCCCTGACACACCCGTGAGGGCACCCGCCTATTTGGCGCTGGTGCTCGGCGTCACGGTGTCATGGCTGCTCACGGTCATGCTGTTGCAGACGCGTGAAGACGACCGGCAAGATGAAGTCCGCAGATTGGCCAAAGACCGCACCGAGGTCATTCGTGGGCAGATCCTACGTTCCATGGAGGTGCTGCATGGGATCGTCGCTTTTTTTGAGTCGCGGAAGGAAATCTCCCGGGCTGAATTTGGCACCTTTGTGGGTAGTTTTTTGACCCGGCAGCCAGAGTTGCAGGCCCTAGCCTGGGACCCGCGTGTGGAGGGGGCACAGCGCCAAAGCTGGGAACAGCGCGCCCGTGCGGAGGGCTTTCGAGAGTTTCGTTTTACGGAGGAAGAGAGCGAAGGGAAAATCGTCACCGCTCGCTCTACAGAGGAATACTTCCCCGTGTTTTACCTGGAGAGCTTGCAAAAGAATGCGCCCGCGCTGGGCTTCAATGTCAAGGCCGAGCCCCGACGCCGCGCCGCCCTGGAGCAGGCCCGTGACAGCGGCAATGCCCAGGCCACCGCGCCCATCCGGTTGGCTCAGGAGCAGGGATCTCAGCGTGGGTTTGTGGTGTTTGAGCCGCTTTATCAGGGCGTGCCTACCACGGTGGATGAACGTCGAAAGCAGCTCACCGGCTTTGCCACAGCAGTCTTCCGCATCGGAGATCTGATTGATCTCTCACTTGCGGAGGCACGTGACAGTGGTGTGGCCTTGTCTCTGCGGGATGCGGGAGATAGCACCCTGCTGTACCATCAGGAAGGCGCACGTCTTCAGGGCTACCCCACCTGGACCACGGAGGTGGATGTGGCGGGGCGGCAGTGGCGGCTTTTGTTTGAACCCACTCAGGGATTCCTCAGTCGGCGGTCAGATCTCATGCCCTGGATCACCCTCACGGGTGGCCTGGTGATCACCTTGCTCCTGACCTCCTACTTGTGGAAAACCGCCAGCCAAACAGCGGTGGTGAATCGGGCACGAAAAGAGCTGCTGGCCGAGGTGTCTGTGCGCAAACAGGCCGAGGCGACAGCGGAGGCGGCCAGCCGGGCGAAGTCGGAGTTTCTGGCGAACATGAGTCATGAAATCCGTACCCCCATGAATGCCATCTTGGGCTATGCGCAGATCCTGGCGCGGGATGCCGCCCTGCCACGTTTTCATCGCGATGCCGTGGCTACCATCCTGAACAGCGGAGACCATCTGCTGCACCTCATTCAAGAGATCCTGGACCTGTCCAAAATAGATGCTGGGCGCATGGAGGTGGAAAAAACGAACTTCGACCTGGCGGCGCTAGTTCGCGAATTGACCGCCATGTTTCAGCATCCCTGTGAGGAAAAACAGATCGGCTTTCGCATCGAGGCGGCTGAGCTTGAGAAAGCCACGCCCGTTCATGGCGATGAAGGCAAGCTGCGCCAAGTGCTCATCAATCTTTTGGCCAATGCCGTGAAGTTTACCGCCAGCGGGCGCATCATTCTACGGGTGCTGCCGTTGGAAAAGGAAGCCTGGCGTTTTGAGGTGGAAGACACCGGCATCGGCATTCCCGAAGAGGCCCAACAACGCATCTTCGAGCCCTTCCAGCAGGAGGCTGGCGCCCGTGGTGGCGCGGGGCTGGGGCTGGCCATCGCCCGCCGTCAGGTGGAGATTTTGGGCGGGCGCATGGGATTGCATTCGCAGTTAGGCCGTGGCTCCTGCTTCCATGTGGAGCTCACTCTTCCCAGCGTGGCTGCGCATGGGGTTTCACGGGCTTCTGTGCGGGAACTGGTGAGCCTGGCCAAAGGCTGTGCCGTGCGGGCTTTGGTGGTGGATGACATTCGTGAAAATCGGGAGGTCTTAGCCTCCATGCTCACCTTGATCGGCTGTGAGGTCGTCCTGGCAGAGCACGGACGCCAGGCGGTGGAAGTGGTGCAGGTCTCCCGCCCGCAGATTGTTTTCATGGATATCCGCATGCCTCAGTTCGATGGGTTGCAGGCCACCCGCCGCATTTTGGAAGAGTTCAACACCACCGAGATTAAAATCGTCGCCACTTCCGCCTCCGCCCTGGCTCATGAGAGGGAGCTTTGTCTGAAAGCGGGGTGCGACGACTTCGTGGCGAAACCTTTCCGGGCAGAGCGCATTTACGGGTGTCTGCGTCATTTGTTAGGCGTGGACTTTGAGTATAAGGGGGAGCAACCCGACGCCGAGGCAGGCGAGTCCATTGATCTCAGCCAGATAACCTTGCCAGAGGAGTTGGCTGCCCGGCTTACGATGGCCGCAGAACTGCACAGCGCCACCGTCTTGAAAAGCTGCCTGGCCGAACTGGAGCAACTCGGCACGGCGGGCCAGCGGCTGGCACAGCACTTGCGCGGCTTTCTGGCCAGTTATGACATGAAAACCATCCAGCGCATCATCGCCCAGATCTCCATCTCATGA
- a CDS encoding sugar phosphate isomerase/epimerase family protein produces the protein MKKFLLPLLLLAVAGFAATIPETAKVGQFYAGCQAYSFRLFSVMEAIEKTAAAGGKTIEFYPKQKLSPEKPDQVFNHESPPEVIEAVKAKLAEQGVTAVGYGVIKLGADAAADRKVFEFCKTMGIGIVITEPDVKGLDGIEALVKEFDIKMAIHNHPKRPLDRAYLFWDPNYVLELVKDRDPRMGACADVGHWVRSGLNPVDCIRILKGRIFDSHMKDLTEFGNPKAHDLPFGTGKSDIPAILAEYHAQGYPGPLHVEYEHNWETSLPEIKQSLEFVKNWKPAAK, from the coding sequence ATGAAGAAATTCCTTCTGCCACTCCTCCTTCTCGCCGTCGCGGGCTTCGCTGCGACGATCCCCGAAACCGCCAAGGTCGGCCAGTTTTACGCTGGCTGCCAGGCTTACAGCTTCCGCCTGTTTTCCGTGATGGAAGCCATCGAAAAAACCGCTGCCGCTGGGGGGAAAACGATCGAGTTTTACCCGAAGCAGAAACTCTCCCCAGAGAAGCCCGACCAGGTCTTCAACCACGAGTCCCCTCCTGAAGTCATCGAAGCTGTGAAGGCCAAGCTGGCGGAGCAGGGCGTGACGGCGGTGGGTTACGGCGTGATCAAACTGGGTGCCGACGCTGCGGCAGACCGCAAAGTCTTCGAATTTTGCAAAACCATGGGCATCGGCATTGTCATCACTGAGCCAGACGTCAAAGGCCTGGATGGCATCGAAGCTCTGGTGAAGGAGTTCGACATCAAGATGGCGATTCATAATCATCCAAAGCGTCCACTGGACCGTGCTTATCTGTTCTGGGACCCGAACTATGTGCTGGAACTGGTGAAAGATCGGGATCCCCGCATGGGTGCCTGCGCCGATGTGGGCCACTGGGTGCGCAGTGGGCTGAATCCGGTGGATTGCATCCGCATCCTCAAGGGCCGCATCTTTGACAGCCACATGAAGGACCTGACTGAATTTGGCAATCCCAAGGCTCACGATCTGCCCTTCGGCACGGGCAAGTCAGACATTCCTGCCATCTTGGCCGAATACCATGCCCAGGGTTACCCCGGCCCGCTGCATGTGGAGTATGAGCACAACTGGGAAACCAGCCTGCCTGAGATCAAGCAGAGCCTGGAGTTCGTGAAGAACTGGAAGCCAGCGGCCAAGTAA
- a CDS encoding sigma-54-dependent transcriptional regulator, which yields MNRPRILIADDTPASLSLLSHVLEPQGYEILAVSSGKDALKLAERAQPDLILLDVMMPGHDGFHVCRTLKADEATRDVPVIFITSRNETASVLNGFRMGAVDYIVKPFQAEEVVTRVATHLKISRLTRELQQRNAELEAEVSRRVAAETSRDKATQKLSTLASREAQRWGLDGFVGESPHMKRILADIERLRQFSKTSVLITGESGTGKELVARALHHHSSRAGEAFIPVNCVAVPADLLESLFFGHVKGAFTGATADRKGYFELADGGTLFLDEIGDMPAALQAKLLRVLEDGEVTPVGSTKSHRVDVRVLSATNADLAAKILTGDFRQDLYYRLARYTVETAPLRERREDLPLLAGHFLKVFAAEMGMTAPALDASALALLSHHSFPGNVRELKNAMERALILSGGQTVKREHLQLFEAAPAPVAKAPARTAADTVPLDLGAAEHTLIQRALEQTGGNVTEAARLLNVNRSRIYRRMPVSK from the coding sequence ATGAATCGTCCCCGCATCCTCATTGCCGATGACACTCCGGCCAGTCTGTCCCTGCTCAGTCACGTGCTGGAGCCGCAAGGCTATGAAATCCTCGCCGTTTCCAGTGGCAAAGATGCGCTGAAACTGGCGGAGCGTGCCCAGCCAGATCTCATCCTGCTGGACGTGATGATGCCGGGGCATGATGGCTTCCATGTCTGCCGCACGCTCAAGGCGGATGAAGCCACGCGGGATGTGCCTGTCATCTTCATCACCAGTCGGAATGAGACCGCTAGCGTGCTGAATGGGTTTCGCATGGGGGCGGTGGACTACATCGTTAAACCATTCCAGGCTGAGGAAGTGGTGACCCGCGTGGCCACCCACCTGAAGATCAGCCGACTCACCCGCGAACTGCAACAGCGCAATGCCGAGCTGGAGGCGGAGGTCTCCCGCCGGGTCGCCGCTGAGACCTCGCGGGATAAGGCCACGCAAAAGCTTTCCACCCTGGCTTCCCGTGAGGCGCAACGCTGGGGCCTGGATGGCTTTGTCGGTGAAAGCCCACACATGAAACGCATCCTGGCGGACATCGAGCGGCTGCGTCAGTTTAGCAAAACCAGCGTGCTCATCACCGGGGAGAGTGGCACGGGCAAGGAACTCGTGGCACGTGCCCTGCACCATCACAGCTCGCGCGCGGGGGAAGCCTTCATCCCGGTGAACTGCGTGGCCGTGCCGGCGGATCTTTTGGAATCGCTTTTCTTTGGTCACGTCAAAGGGGCCTTCACCGGGGCCACGGCAGATCGCAAAGGTTACTTCGAATTGGCCGATGGCGGCACACTGTTCCTAGATGAAATCGGTGACATGCCTGCCGCTCTTCAGGCGAAGCTGCTGCGTGTGCTGGAGGATGGCGAGGTGACGCCCGTGGGCTCTACCAAATCCCATCGCGTGGATGTGCGCGTGCTCAGTGCCACGAATGCGGACCTCGCCGCGAAGATCCTCACGGGAGACTTCCGCCAGGACCTGTATTACCGGCTCGCACGCTACACCGTGGAGACGGCCCCCCTGCGGGAAAGGCGTGAGGATTTGCCCTTGCTGGCAGGCCATTTTTTAAAGGTGTTCGCGGCGGAGATGGGCATGACAGCCCCTGCTTTGGATGCCTCTGCCCTCGCCCTATTGAGCCACCATTCCTTCCCGGGAAATGTGCGGGAACTCAAGAATGCCATGGAGCGTGCTTTGATACTCAGCGGCGGCCAAACGGTGAAACGCGAGCACTTGCAGTTGTTTGAAGCCGCACCCGCCCCCGTGGCTAAAGCGCCTGCGCGCACCGCTGCTGACACCGTGCCTTTGGATCTCGGGGCTGCCGAACATACTTTGATTCAACGCGCTCTTGAGCAAACGGGCGGCAATGTGACGGAGGCCGCGCGGCTGCTGAATGTGAATCGCAGCCGCATCTACCGCCGCATGCCGGTGAGTAAATGA
- the dgt gene encoding dGTP triphosphohydrolase, producing the protein MPANRFYNAFDSETLTPRPTHASEYRNAFQIDRDRIIHSSAFRRLQNKTQVFLSGEYDFYRTRLTHSIEVAQIGRSISAYLLQQSPDLEDDCFIDPDLVECACLSHDLGHPPFGHTGERTLHRLMQPYGGFEGNAQTLRILTQTLFNEGREGMNPSRAVLDSVLKYKTLQAEVVGAKNHYLYNDQESWLDFTLGQQAFPPELTPGKVRNQFRSIECQIMDWADDTAYSLNDIADGIHAGFINVATLERWAQRQELDETGQIHLQKLCAAIREGHVEKKLNSAIGRYIRAVTLVPNSTFLSAMTRRHQFRLEIDPATQAESRLNKKIAFDLVFKSPQLQQLDYKADFILTRLFEVLRDRYVEKTTDSGLHLMPVTLEAEIEKAPDTSTRARLVCDWVASMTDSFAFRTYRRLFDADFGSITDFV; encoded by the coding sequence ATGCCTGCCAATCGGTTTTACAACGCCTTTGATTCTGAAACGCTGACACCGCGCCCCACGCACGCGAGCGAGTATCGCAATGCCTTTCAGATTGATCGCGACCGCATCATCCACAGCAGTGCCTTTCGGCGGCTGCAAAACAAGACGCAGGTCTTCCTGTCGGGCGAGTATGACTTTTACCGCACGCGGCTGACGCACAGTATCGAGGTGGCCCAGATCGGCCGCTCCATTTCCGCCTACCTGCTCCAGCAGAGCCCGGACCTGGAAGACGATTGTTTCATTGATCCCGACCTCGTCGAATGTGCCTGCCTATCCCATGACCTGGGGCACCCGCCTTTCGGCCACACGGGGGAGCGTACCTTGCACCGGCTGATGCAGCCCTACGGCGGCTTTGAGGGGAATGCCCAGACACTGCGCATCCTCACGCAGACATTGTTCAACGAAGGACGTGAAGGCATGAACCCCTCGCGTGCGGTGCTGGATAGCGTGTTAAAATATAAGACGCTCCAGGCGGAAGTGGTGGGCGCAAAAAACCACTACCTCTACAACGACCAGGAAAGCTGGCTGGACTTCACCCTGGGCCAGCAGGCCTTCCCGCCTGAGCTAACCCCGGGGAAAGTGCGTAACCAATTCCGCAGCATCGAATGCCAGATCATGGACTGGGCCGATGACACCGCCTACTCCCTCAATGACATCGCCGATGGCATCCATGCCGGGTTCATCAATGTGGCCACGCTGGAGCGCTGGGCGCAGCGGCAAGAGCTGGATGAGACGGGCCAGATCCACCTGCAAAAGCTCTGTGCAGCCATCCGCGAGGGTCATGTGGAAAAGAAACTCAACAGCGCCATCGGCCGCTACATCCGCGCCGTGACGCTGGTGCCTAACAGCACGTTTCTCAGCGCCATGACCCGGCGGCATCAGTTCCGGTTGGAGATTGATCCTGCCACGCAGGCGGAGTCCAGGCTGAATAAAAAGATCGCTTTTGATCTCGTTTTCAAAAGTCCTCAGCTCCAGCAGCTCGACTACAAGGCTGACTTCATTTTGACGCGCCTGTTTGAGGTGCTGCGTGATCGTTATGTAGAGAAGACCACAGACAGTGGCCTGCACCTGATGCCTGTCACGCTGGAGGCCGAGATTGAAAAAGCTCCAGATACCAGCACGCGGGCGCGGCTGGTCTGCGACTGGGTGGCCAGCATGACAGATAGCTTTGCCTTCCGCACTTACCGCCGGCTTTTCGATGCGGATTTTGGCTCCATCACGGATTTTGTGTAA
- a CDS encoding L,D-transpeptidase family protein yields MTQKFFSSVLVLLTLAVLLPAAARAQIGSSVRQVIVAQAPGWNSNTATLQAYQRASANSPWQPVFAQPVPILLGRAGLAWGRGVFTPPRNGIPMKVEKDWRAPAGVFQLGSLFGYAARPPSGAKWPYIQVGPWDAYVDDSNSPYYNQHVRVDPRRVPPWFEKQRMRLGDAAYKWMLEIRHNQGPAAPGYGSAIFFHVRRGPTKPSAGCSTMAVENLEKLIRWLDPQASPHYVLLPKADYAALRGPWRLP; encoded by the coding sequence ATGACGCAGAAGTTTTTTTCTTCCGTTCTTGTGCTCCTGACTCTCGCGGTGCTTTTGCCTGCTGCGGCTCGTGCGCAGATCGGCAGCAGCGTCCGCCAGGTCATCGTGGCGCAGGCTCCCGGGTGGAATTCCAATACGGCCACGCTCCAGGCCTATCAGCGGGCTTCGGCCAATAGCCCCTGGCAGCCTGTTTTTGCCCAGCCCGTCCCCATTTTGCTCGGGCGTGCCGGATTGGCCTGGGGCAGGGGAGTCTTCACCCCGCCGCGCAACGGCATCCCCATGAAGGTGGAAAAGGACTGGCGCGCACCCGCTGGCGTCTTCCAGCTAGGTTCGCTTTTCGGCTACGCGGCGCGCCCGCCTTCAGGGGCCAAGTGGCCCTACATCCAGGTGGGGCCGTGGGATGCGTATGTGGATGACTCCAACAGCCCCTACTACAACCAGCACGTGCGGGTGGACCCCCGGCGTGTGCCCCCATGGTTCGAAAAACAGCGCATGCGCCTGGGCGATGCCGCATACAAATGGATGCTGGAGATCCGCCACAATCAGGGGCCGGCAGCTCCTGGCTACGGCAGCGCCATCTTTTTCCACGTCCGCCGTGGCCCCACGAAACCCAGCGCTGGCTGCTCCACCATGGCGGTGGAGAATTTAGAAAAACTCATCCGCTGGCTGGATCCCCAGGCCTCCCCCCATTACGTGCTCCTGCCCAAGGCCGACTACGCCGCGCTGCGGGGACCCTGGCGCTTGCCGTGA
- a CDS encoding thiamine pyrophosphate-dependent enzyme produces the protein MSSATLEATASAAPAADKLTKKILTADHPTWCPGCGDFAVLAAFYKVLEKLQYPHEKIVCVAGIGCSSRFPYFVNSHGIHFIHGRALPLATGISLSRPDVHVFVFGGDGDGFSIGGNHLNHAARKNVKLTYVIMDNFVYGLTKKQTSPTSPQGFKSKTDPSGSIDRPINPMKQLLASGATFIARTHAAQVKHMMDTFERAILHDGFSVVECLSECVMFYSGSFDDSTPRKGGVYDIIDETQHDVTDDVAAFKMADEPSPGKFGVYYQVERPTKNALEQKWIDSTQAKLAGLSQKEILKKRLETMR, from the coding sequence ATGTCCTCTGCCACCCTGGAGGCTACGGCTTCCGCTGCCCCTGCTGCTGACAAGTTAACCAAAAAAATCCTCACGGCTGATCACCCGACCTGGTGCCCTGGCTGTGGTGACTTTGCGGTGCTTGCCGCCTTTTACAAGGTGCTGGAAAAACTCCAGTATCCCCATGAGAAGATCGTCTGCGTGGCCGGTATCGGCTGTTCCTCACGCTTCCCCTATTTCGTCAATAGTCACGGCATTCACTTCATCCATGGTCGTGCTTTGCCCCTGGCCACGGGGATTTCTCTGAGCCGACCTGACGTGCATGTGTTTGTCTTCGGTGGGGATGGAGATGGTTTTTCCATTGGTGGCAATCACCTCAACCATGCGGCACGGAAAAACGTGAAGCTGACTTACGTCATCATGGATAACTTCGTGTATGGCCTAACCAAAAAGCAGACCAGCCCCACGAGCCCCCAGGGCTTCAAGTCCAAGACCGACCCGAGCGGCAGCATTGACCGCCCTATCAACCCGATGAAGCAACTGCTGGCCAGCGGTGCCACCTTCATCGCCCGCACCCACGCTGCGCAAGTGAAACACATGATGGATACCTTTGAACGGGCCATCTTGCACGATGGCTTCAGCGTGGTGGAATGCCTGAGCGAGTGTGTGATGTTTTACTCCGGCTCCTTTGATGATAGCACCCCTCGCAAAGGCGGTGTGTATGACATCATTGACGAGACGCAGCATGACGTCACGGATGATGTCGCCGCTTTCAAAATGGCGGATGAACCTTCGCCCGGTAAATTCGGTGTTTATTACCAAGTGGAGCGCCCAACCAAAAATGCGCTGGAGCAAAAGTGGATTGATTCCACCCAGGCGAAGCTGGCAGGGCTGAGCCAGAAAGAGATCCTGAAAAAGCGCCTGGAAACCATGCGCTGA
- a CDS encoding DUF6807 domain-containing protein — MRIPCLLILLAAPVWGQLPSAKPVPRVQAVPLPHHITSFQLDGRELTACHYDPQDMRPFWYPIRASRDISLTRMGHPHDPLTHSHHNSVWVTHNSLNGLDFWGDYAKKQGRIINVEVSREGYEDSDDYASMRMVNHWINEADQSVQLIEVRRTEVRPVDGAKSWFLIMDLEYAPPKGKTATFGASGFGLVAVRVAKSLGVHDGGGRLLNSEGQVNEKGMFRLPARWVDYSGRITNEETGFAGMTLMNHPMNPHNPTAYHVRDDGWMGACLSLDTPLDVTEAKKLRVRYGLWVHDGLPTPEAIEAQWKNFTTLPVADLGDKKPR; from the coding sequence ATGCGTATTCCCTGCCTGCTGATCCTGCTTGCCGCTCCCGTTTGGGGCCAGCTCCCTTCGGCCAAACCGGTGCCGCGTGTGCAGGCGGTGCCCTTGCCGCACCACATCACCTCCTTTCAGCTCGATGGGCGAGAGCTCACCGCCTGTCATTATGATCCGCAGGACATGCGGCCTTTTTGGTATCCCATCCGCGCTTCGCGAGACATCAGCCTGACCCGCATGGGGCATCCGCATGATCCTTTGACTCACAGCCACCACAACAGCGTGTGGGTCACGCATAACAGCCTCAATGGCCTGGATTTCTGGGGTGACTACGCCAAGAAACAGGGCCGCATCATCAATGTGGAAGTCTCGCGAGAAGGTTATGAGGACAGTGATGATTACGCCAGCATGCGCATGGTGAATCACTGGATCAACGAGGCGGACCAATCCGTGCAGTTGATCGAGGTCCGCCGCACCGAGGTGCGCCCGGTGGATGGGGCCAAGAGCTGGTTTCTCATCATGGATCTGGAGTATGCCCCGCCCAAAGGCAAGACCGCCACCTTTGGTGCTTCCGGCTTTGGCCTCGTGGCCGTGCGGGTGGCAAAGAGCCTGGGCGTGCACGATGGCGGCGGTCGGCTTTTGAATTCGGAAGGTCAGGTCAATGAAAAGGGCATGTTTCGCCTGCCTGCCCGCTGGGTGGACTACAGTGGCCGGATCACCAATGAGGAAACCGGTTTCGCGGGAATGACGCTGATGAACCACCCCATGAACCCGCACAACCCTACCGCCTATCATGTGCGCGATGATGGCTGGATGGGCGCCTGCCTCAGCCTGGATACCCCCCTGGACGTGACCGAGGCAAAAAAGCTGCGCGTGCGTTATGGCCTGTGGGTGCATGACGGACTGCCAACTCCAGAAGCCATTGAAGCCCAGTGGAAAAATTTCACCACGCTGCCCGTAGCGGATCTAGGGGATAAAAAGCCCCGTTAA
- the atzF gene encoding allophanate hydrolase, whose amino-acid sequence MTAPTLATLHTAYRAGHLTPSQLVDNLLAQAAAADPAIWIHLMDRHEIQPYLDLLEGHSPDSLPLYGIPFAIKDNIDLAGTPTTAACPAFAYTPEKSASVVQALIDAGAIPMGKTNLDQFATGLVGTRSPYGSPENAISPGVISGGSSSGSAVAVALGLVSFALGTDTAGSGRVPAAFNNIVGLKPTRGVLSTTGVVPACRSLDCVSIFALTSEDAAKVFEVARAFDASDTLARPFAAAVPTWAPGSGFRFGVLPENQRHYFGEESANELYENSITRLRALGGIAVEVDFEPFMEAARLLYGGPWVAERYVATAALLESQPEAFLPVTRTIISGGVKPSAADTFRAMYQLATLRRQSEAVWQYVDVILTPTAPRSYTREEIEAEPIAYNTNLGTYTNFMNLLDLCGYAVPAGFLPNGRAWGVTLIAPAFHDLRLLSIGSFLHQATGVKLGATETPVPPAVETAATPGWMPVAVCGAHMEGLPLNPGLLACGAHLRSRTETAPCYQLYHLPGEGSVPPRPGLIRSAEGGRAIALEVWDMPEAALGAFFNSIKPPLGLGWVELAGGQRVCGFLCEPSAVSAPQDITHHGGWRAWIQAQG is encoded by the coding sequence ATGACAGCTCCTACTCTAGCCACCCTTCATACGGCCTACCGCGCAGGCCATCTCACGCCCAGCCAACTGGTGGATAACCTGCTGGCCCAAGCGGCCGCCGCAGATCCTGCCATCTGGATCCACCTCATGGATCGGCATGAGATCCAGCCTTACCTGGACCTGCTGGAAGGGCATTCGCCAGATAGCCTGCCTCTCTATGGCATCCCCTTTGCCATCAAGGATAACATTGACCTCGCAGGGACACCCACCACAGCAGCGTGCCCGGCCTTTGCCTACACGCCTGAAAAGTCAGCTTCCGTAGTGCAGGCCTTGATAGATGCGGGCGCCATCCCTATGGGGAAGACAAATCTTGATCAATTCGCCACCGGCCTCGTCGGCACGCGCAGTCCGTATGGCAGCCCTGAAAACGCCATCAGCCCCGGTGTGATTTCAGGAGGGTCCAGCTCAGGCTCCGCCGTGGCAGTGGCTCTCGGGCTTGTCAGTTTTGCGCTCGGTACGGATACGGCGGGGTCTGGCCGGGTGCCTGCGGCTTTTAACAACATCGTGGGCCTGAAACCGACGCGCGGGGTGCTGAGTACCACGGGTGTGGTGCCCGCCTGCCGCAGCCTAGACTGCGTGTCCATCTTTGCACTGACCTCCGAGGATGCCGCGAAGGTCTTTGAGGTCGCCCGTGCCTTTGATGCGAGCGATACGCTCGCCCGTCCTTTTGCCGCAGCAGTGCCGACTTGGGCACCTGGATCTGGCTTTCGTTTTGGCGTGCTGCCTGAAAACCAAAGACACTACTTTGGAGAAGAATCGGCTAACGAACTTTATGAAAATAGCATCACACGTCTGCGCGCCCTAGGGGGCATCGCGGTGGAGGTGGACTTTGAGCCCTTCATGGAGGCTGCGCGTCTCCTGTATGGTGGGCCGTGGGTGGCTGAGCGCTACGTGGCCACGGCAGCGTTATTAGAGAGCCAGCCCGAGGCGTTTTTACCCGTCACACGCACGATCATTTCTGGAGGTGTCAAACCCAGCGCTGCAGATACCTTCCGCGCGATGTACCAGCTCGCCACGCTGCGCAGGCAGAGTGAGGCGGTGTGGCAGTATGTGGATGTCATCCTCACGCCCACGGCTCCCCGCAGCTACACGCGGGAGGAGATCGAGGCGGAGCCGATCGCCTACAATACGAACCTGGGCACGTACACGAATTTCATGAACCTGCTGGACCTCTGCGGTTACGCGGTGCCCGCCGGTTTTCTGCCCAATGGCCGTGCCTGGGGGGTGACACTCATCGCCCCCGCCTTTCATGACCTGCGGCTCCTCAGCATCGGCAGTTTTCTGCATCAGGCCACGGGAGTGAAACTGGGCGCGACAGAGACGCCCGTGCCACCGGCGGTGGAAACGGCGGCTACACCGGGCTGGATGCCCGTGGCGGTGTGTGGAGCCCACATGGAGGGGCTGCCACTCAATCCCGGTCTGCTGGCCTGTGGCGCCCATCTGCGCAGCCGCACGGAGACGGCGCCGTGCTACCAACTGTATCATCTGCCCGGTGAGGGCAGTGTGCCGCCGCGCCCGGGCCTCATCCGCTCTGCGGAAGGTGGCCGCGCCATCGCGCTGGAGGTCTGGGACATGCCGGAGGCCGCTCTGGGAGCCTTTTTTAACAGCATCAAACCGCCGCTGGGCCTCGGCTGGGTGGAGCTGGCCGGTGGGCAGCGCGTGTGCGGCTTCCTCTGTGAACCCAGCGCGGTCTCAGCGCCACAGGACATCACCCACCACGGTGGCTGGCGGGCCTGGATTCAGGCGCAGGGCTGA